The segment acttttttttttttggagcggtttttcatagtgtcaatagaTAAACGGCTcagagaagtgacatgctcctttttacaggGCACTttttcccgttgatttcaatgggcagatgtttgtagccaTTCAGCTATatgcctgaaaactctgcgtaTGAACCTGTCCTTACAGGATGGAAATGACATGTAGCATTCAAATTGATAAAGTGTTTTTCATTTTACTTTTGCGCAGCCTCCAGAGGGAGCAAAATAGAAGCCCAGATTATTGTGGGAACTCCGGGGACGGTCATGGATTGGTGCTTCAAGCTCAAGCTTTTCAACGTCCAGAATATCAAAGTCTTTGTTCTGGATGAAGCGGACGTCATGATTGGTCTTCAGGGTCATTCTGACCACAGTGTCCGAGTAAAGAGGCGAGTCCCCATGGAAGGAAGGGCTCCCATTATAGTTCCAAAATAGTTCTTTTAATCCCTAACTCCATGTAGAACCTGCATATGCCACAATTCTGCTGGGTGACCTTTATGAAAGTGGCAGGTCTTCAACATTAGGGTGGTTGTCCAGGAATAAAAAAACATGGTTGCTATTTacccaaaacagcgccactcctaaccacaggttgcgtgtggtattgcagctccgccccATTCACTTCCTTGGAGCTCAGCTgccataccagacacaacccatagactgatgcggtgctttttctgtaagaaagcagccatgtttttcgatTCCCAGGCGATGccttttaaggccaggatcacatgttcaattttgatgcagtttttcatcTTCGTTGTTTGAGCCAAATTCAGAAGCGATGCTTTATTTTGTGTCCACTCTTCTGTGTTTGACTCAAATACTGGAAATACTggatgtgtgatcctgtcctaaAGAGATTGTACGGCGAGGACAAACCCCCTTAATGTAGTCCCCCCTAGGACTAAGCGCTCAGTGTGTGTGGTGGAGGGGCCCCTGCAATCAGCTGATGGCACCAGGGGGTGCTCATAGCGTGAATGTTGCGTGGCTGCAGAGAAAATAcggtattacatggtgcccattcatTTGACCTCGTAGTATGTGGACATGGCTAGTCCACCAGAGGGATAGCTGCTCTGCGCTCTAGCCGATAGAGAGGGATGCTAAGCGAGCGACCTTCCCTTTATGGACGTCTATATTTCCTAAAAAGTGATTGCCCAGTTGGGACAGTCCCATTTTAGGCTAGGAATATAGTGCTATACACCTATGGTCAGTGCAATGTAAGGGCAGGAAGTTGTGAAGACTTGAGGAATTTTCCTGTTGCCCTCGTAGTTGTCCGCATTTGCGAGCCGCGCTCCCATTATATAGTATGGGAGCAcgatccgtaaaataaaaaaaataggacacgtcctattttttaccgaaggtttctacggcactgaccccttcccgtaaatatacgggaaggtgtccatcggcTATAGACTAtatgggaccgtaattacggactgattctccgatcgtgtgcatggggcctatactTTAGGGGTATGTTTACAATCAGTTTATATTACCGCCGCCTTTCTTGTTTGACCGCCGGCTTTCCCCTTcctaatactgcccccccccctccccctaatCACGGTGCGGCGCTGTTGTGTAGAGTCCtacatgctgggagatgcggtgacTCTTGTGTCTTCTTTGCAGGGCAATGCCGTCGGACTGCCAgatgcttctgttctccgctacTTTTGAAGAGACCGTCTGGTGTTTTGCTGAGAGGATCGTTCCGGATCCAAAcatcataaaattaaaaaaagaagagCTGACGCTGCAGAATATTCGACAATTTTATGATTTTTGTGAAAATAAGGAAGCAAAATACAAAGCCTTATCCAACATGTACGGGACCATCACTATTGCACAGGCAATCATCTTCTGTCAGGTAGAGTCACTGCTCAAACCACGCGCCCTCCACATGCTGTAAAGGGGGTTTTCAGGGATACaagtgctgggacccccacgtTCCTTAGAATGAAGGTGCCGCATCGCTAGTTAATTGCCGCAGGTCCCACTGATTTCTCTTGTACAGCGGACACGTGCTGAATGCGGCCGGCCGGGGGCAGCACTGTGCAGGAGGAATGCCAGCGACCTCTATCCCTTCATTCtccggatcggtgggggtctcaaagGTCCGACCTTCACCCATCAGAATGTTATGGCATGTTTTTGTGATAATCCGTAACATTCAAGAtgtgaaaactcctttaaccccttaatgaccagcctattttagaccttcgtgaccaagccatttttttacgtttttccatcgtctcattcaaagagctatagccttttttatttttgtgtcgacatcgccgtataaggtcttgttttttgcgggacaagttgtattttataatagcaccattttggggtacatagaatttattgattaacttttataaactttttttgagggggggataaaaaaaacagcaatttcgccacacttttttgcgtcctaaatttacgccgtttaccgtgtggtataaataacacaataactttattcagcgggttgttacgattgcaacgataccaaatttgtatagattttgtatgttttactacttttacacagtaaaaacgctttttttttttttcggaatgatttgtttttgggtctccatatttgaagagctgtaaaaaaaaatttttttgccgatacaattgtaggagggctttttttttgcgggacaactttgtagtttttatcggtaccattttggagtagatgcaactttttgatcactttttatcacattttttttttaaggctggattcaaagaaaacagcaatttttgcatgttattttattttattttttacgacgttcaccgtgcagcttaaatgatgtaataagtttatagtcggggtcgttacggatgcggcgataccaaatatgtgtaactttaactttattttgtttgttaataataaagcatattgtaaggggaaaagtgggatttttttggggggattttttttatcacttttttttcacttattaaacttttttcacttttttactagtcccactaggggacttcactatgcgataatccgatcgcatttataatacactgcaatacttctgtattgcagtgtattatgcctgtccgtgtaaaacagacaggcatctgctaggttatgccagaggcatgatctagcaggcattcacgacaggcagacctgggggccttttaggcccccggctgccatcggagacacaaacactcggcgatcttatcgccgggtgtcggtgggggagagagggacgtaaaaagtctatggcatcggaataaggcccgttagtgaccgatgtaaaaacactatggggcggtcattaacgggttaaagtgtggttgtcttgttttttttaataaataattaacTCTTAATTTCTTGTTTAATAGACCCGTAAAACGGCCAGCTGGCTTTCCCAAGCAATGACCCGTGATGGACACGTGGTGGCTTTGTTGAGTGGAGAATTGACGGTGACCGAGCGAGCCAATATTATCCAGAGATTTCGAGATGGAAAGGAGAAAGTTCTCATCACCACTAATGTCTGTGCTCGGGGTAAGATATATGTATTTGTTTGTCGGTTCCTCCATAAACACCATTGAGCCGGTTCCGTTGGCAGCCAAACTTTCCTCTATGGTCGACAGCGCGGCTGTGCTCGACGCATTACAGGTCCAGGATCCTGAACCTTCCTCCACATAATAGGGTTTTTCCTATAGGCGCCCTAAGCCCCGGACGTCCTGTATCCCTTCCAAGAAGATTTGTTGAATAATTGGTCATCCTTCCCTGCGGTAGACCCAATGATTTGTCATCCGGCTGAAAACACCCCTCAACCTATGGCGCTTCCTCCTTCCAGGATCATCGTGACCGCAAGCTGGAATCCtttgccaaatttttttttttttatgcagccggcTCGGTTCTTTTGACTGATTTTTGCCTTCAGTCAATATGACTTCATCCAGGCATAGGGTCTGGTGCTCTGacataaagagtctctgtcaccagtttataactgcccgatcttttacctaatctaataggcgctttaatgtagataacagtttttgtttttgaaacttttatttttgaccaagttatgatcatttttagttttatgctaatttgtttttaatgcccaactgggcgtctttttttacttttcatcaactgggcgttgtacagaggagtgtatgacgctgaccaatcggtgaccaatcagcgtcatacacttctcttccttCCTGCCCAACTTGTTTCacttcacagcatgatctcgctagatTATGCTGTGATGGgtcttcctcccgcaggtccttcaccggagcgacaggTATGTCTGTttagtcttccatggctccggtgaaggacctgtgggaggaagtcccgtcacagcgtgatctcgcgagatcacactgtgctttgaataaagagaagtgtatgacgctgattggtcagcgtcatacacttttctttacaacgcccacttggtcaaaatttaaaaaaaaaacgccctgttgggcattatggacaaattagcataaaactaaaaattatcataacttggtcaaaaataaacgtttaaaaaaaaacaaaaaacgtatctatattaactggttcccgaccactggctgtgtttttacggtcagggtccttaaaacccgcgccattgactttttacggctctggttttaacttgctgcccgcgcgatcgggcagctgaatgtcgggtctccggctgtcagtgaccctgaggagaagatagacgctttcgctgcttctgtcttctctgatcactcgtacacagcgctcaatgaacgctgtgtatatgaatagagtcagcggccgcgccgctgtctctatcggtcccggtgatcatgtgactggtcacatgatcaccgggtaccgttagtggcagactgctgctgggtcttactagacccagcacagccctattagtgacaatagtcactatgagagggctgatttcccctgtaactggggctgctgtgcaaaagatggtgtaaaagaaagaaaaaacaatatataaagtcccccaaaggtcttttttgacctttgagggactgaccatagtaataaaaaaaataaagtgcaaaaaaaattaataataaatacacaaaatatccaccccaaaaaaaacttccccctcccgccaatcattgttgtaacgctagcgctgacccaattaccctaatatagacatgtaatatattaacatttctggtagacaatgacgatcacaaataaaaggtctattttagggtaaaactatgttattaccaaaaaaaaatagctgaaacgtaaaaaagcttatttttttttaactattcttttcaaactttatgaataaaaattctataatagcaaaaaggatgtgtataaaaacgataaaaaaataaacctgcattgtctacggaaaaagcatcgcaaaaatcacgtcgttagcccaacaaataaaaaagttatagccgtttaacgaacgcgtgctaaaaatggctaaacggtgtctggtcctgaaggctccaaatagcgcggtcctgaactggttaaagcgcctattagatcgggcagttataaactggtgacagagcccctttaaagagtctctgtcaccacattataagtgccctgtctcctacataatgtgatcagcgctgtaatgtaggtgacggtaatgctctttattttaaaaaaaacaatcaatttttaccacgttaggagcgattttagatttatgctaatgagttgcttaatgcccaagtggccgtgtttttactttagaccatgtgggcgttgtacaTAGGAGTGTATGATCATCAGAGCGATCTctatgcagacactgaacaagcaggagaTGCCGGGAAGTCTGCAGTATTGTGAATGCAGTTCTGGGCTATATAAAGCTTAGATTTACTTACCGACATTTTTCCTTTCCCGGAGTTCAAAGGCAGCACCCAATGGGTTAATGACCCGCTTCTTCCCGGCTAGTACAGAAGAAAAGACACAATTAGTCTTAATTACAACCTCGTTAACCCTCAGGCCAATGGTATAAAGCACCTCGACCAGACATGTCATTTAGCAATAAACCAAAAACAGGGGTGGGAAACTGCGCTGCCTTTGAACTCAGCGAAAGGGAACATTTCAGTAAGTAAATTTTAAGCTTTCCCTATCATTCCAAAGGCAGCGCACAATGGGAATTcaagggaagaaaaaacaaatgGGTGGGTTTACAAATCCGCAACCTGGAGTACCCGTCTGCCACAAGACACCCCCGCGTCAGCCAAGGTAACCTGTCTGTGACGCTTCATGAAAGTATCTCCTGAAGACTAGGTCGCTGCTTGGAAAATGTGATCTAGACCCGCGTAGAGTCTTTCAGccaagtcgactgcgctattggttccggcaaaacgacgggtccggtgaacaacagacacaaacggaaaccacgggcaccggatccgtcaccacagaaatcaatggtgacggaaatggagaaatctggtttccgtttgtatctgttcagggtcccgttctgaccaaACGTCAGGCCGGGaccccaaagcagatgtgaacagagcttaatgAGAAAAAAATCTTTCAGCAGATCACACACAGGAAAAtatttcccttgtttgtttggatGTTCCCCTTTCAAACCCTCTGATTGGACAGATTCTTTGACCGATTTAATGAGATGAAATGTTCTCCTCCTTCCTGAACGAATAATAATCTCCAGGATCGCCGGGATCAGGGTCCTGTAGCCTCTTTAACTCTGCCTCCGAATTCCTTcagggaattttgaggaagattttgacgTGCCAGCGCTTTTTTGCCACTGGTTTTACTGcgttttttcgcccgcagccattgaagctaatgcgagGACCacgggtgaaaaaaaaaaacccgctcGCCGCCGGTTTTGTTTCTGCCTCCGATTGATTTGAATGCGAGGTCCGAGGCGgaaccgcgacaagaaaggacattccgctttttttttttttttcctgcgagcatctAAAAGCCGCccgcaaaaaaaagaaactgCATCCGATTGAAgtcgatggggggggggggggtgattttggcttttttcttcttttttggcgTTTATTCAGatcagttttttggcgctgattttgatgtcaaaaactgaacagggccttataggagTAACGCTCCCGACGATGGTCCTGAACAGATCGTGACGTTGGCTTTGCCTCTACTAAGACTTTGCAGAGCTCTCGTTTGTTTACGGAGAAGCGGTTTATACCGGGTGCCGTATTGTCTTAGCCGGAGAAATCCATTttaattactatttttttttttaacccttcaggaattGATGTAGAACAAGTGTCAATTGTTGTCAACTTCGACTTGCCCGTGACTATGGAAGGCTTAACGGATTACGAGACCTACCTGCATCGGATCGGCCGCACCGGCAGGTTTGGTAAGAAAGGCGTGGCCGTCAACCTCGTGGAGAAATGTTTCATGTACATTCTGCGTGACCTGGAGGAGCATTTTGGTAAGCGGACGTCATTTCCGTGGCCGTGTGCACCGGGCGACTCGGTCCGGCAGCGCGTTACATCATTGTATCTTGTGGTTTAGAATGTGCAAAATTAACATTTTACTCCGAATAATCCTACAAGAATAGCCGTAGGAACAAAATACTAccgtaacactgccccctatcgaTAAGAATATgaaaaagtagaatttttttggCTTTTACTGCTACATGTGTATTAACAAATACTCCAAACCATTATAGGGGTATCATGATATGAGGAGagtggggcgtttttttttttttttaactgtgtaTTTGgtcgcagttaaaggggttgtcccaaagaGGGTCCCTGTCACTTATGGGGACATAGGGACATCGTAGAGGGGTCCACTGCTTGGGACTTATGtctggggggggggttgctatgtaCTGACCTCATGTTTTGGACATGGTGATTTATTTTCTCTTTAGACATAAAGATCCCGAGACTGGACACCGGAGACATCGATGAAATGGAGAGACTGTGTTACTGAGGGGGACGACCACGGGAAGATTCTAGAGCGGCTGGTAGAAGAGAGGAGATATGACTGTATTGTCAGTGTGCGCGGGCGCGCCGCCCCGTGTGAAGTTTACAGCACTCGTCACTaggttttcatgcactttttatattTGTTGtttaaaaaatttcacttttttttgttgccacgttTTGTAAATGTCGCTGCGAGTACAAGAGGCCGAAGTAAAGGCTCTCCTGAGGGGGGTCCATTCTGCATCCGTTATGGGTCACTGCATCACGGGTATTGATGGGAGTTCAGTGGTCTGGTTTTAGATGCACTtcacgtttatttattttttttgcactatagTTACTGTGAATAAGGGAGAAttagagggattttttttttcccttcctaAAAAGTTTTGGTAAAGTTCCTCCCCAGTTTACGATGGCACAGATTAGTCACATGATCACACTGGCAGCGACCCTTATACATGACATTGGATGTATCCTGTGCGGAGCGGTGGCAGAATCCTATAAGGGGCGCTTAGCTGATGGTTTACGATTCGGCGCACTAGAGGTGGTTCCCTTATAACGGCTCACGCCGGCGGCTCGACTGACTTGTTTTATCCGGTTATAGGACACGGtcgtcctcctttttttttttttttttgaatgtttTGCTGTTCCAGTTTAACTTTTCGTGTCCCGGTTGGACGGAGGTTTTCAGACTCTGCAGTTTTTGTTATTAAATGTGATTAATGGAAATCAGTTGCGAATTTCCTGTAAAGAAAAATTTttttgtaatgtaaaaaatatttttattaaacaaaagtTACGGTTATTGAGTAAATGACTTTGTCCCAacccacagcagggacccagcagcaATGCTCGCAATCGGGAAAAACTCTGTTGCCGATGCccgatgtgaccaccggcattaAAGGGTTTTTACGGCCCATGTCGCTTCGGGGGCCGGTCACCGGCTTCCACGTGGCGAGATTgcgggagccggtgtgttcctctagcagctgggGAGCCTTGTGAACgatcccagccctgctataggaagattgctaggactgtggcaggtctcaatagcaatgcactaatcttgcagtctgtggcataagcgatctaatgatcgcaggttcaagtcccctagaggggataaataaaagaataaaatgtaAAGTTTTTATAAAAATTCTAATGAACCcgctttccctagatcacatagatatatatacactaggTATCCCCACGTCCAAAAACGCACGAACTATAAAAACATTTATCCAATGCGTCAGAGgggaaaaaaggtcaaaatggactaatcaggttttttttgccagttcaacaccccaaaaacataagaGATTGAAATGCCCGACATCCCCCaacatggtattaataaaaacgacatctttccACGCACCAAAAGACGCCCGACACCGCTCTGTacccagaaatataaaaaagttataggggTCACGATATGGGGAtgccaaaaatgttttttaaaggtACACTAacaatataaatgtggtatcgccgtgatcgtcctgacccgcagaataaagagaatGCGTCATTGTCACCGTGCAGTGAAGACTGTAAACACGAAACCCCATTCTgaacttttttttcccacttcaTCGCACATAATAAATattaccattagaaagtacaacttgtcccgtaaaactgAAGACCTCACATGGCTGTCAACGAAAAATAATCAGAATCAGAAACAATGTCTTCCTCCCATAAGTTATGATGGTGGCGCAGCCGTAAAGACCAGACAGATGGCAAGTGTGGGGTTTATTACCGGTAATTCAGTTCTCATGAGTCCACAGTGACGGCACACGAGGAGGATGAtcccttgacctctgtagggacaggaactgAGAGGTTAAAAGGGCCCACCCACCATATCCCTACACTGGAAGGGACTGGCTAATTTTATCTGTATGTTAACTTCACCTACCACGAAGAAGGTAGGGGGTGGGTAAATGTACGCCGTCATGGTGGACTAAACCAAATTACCCGTAAGACTAATTC is part of the Rhinoderma darwinii isolate aRhiDar2 chromosome 10, aRhiDar2.hap1, whole genome shotgun sequence genome and harbors:
- the DDX25 gene encoding ATP-dependent RNA helicase DDX25 isoform X2, which encodes MAAVRGNGAVWRGRGVVAADAVRSKVHGTSHGQPTDPQNNNIIVPSHQFKCKKHSGRYCPCEEEEEDDVVDRAANSLLNKLIRKSLVESSQNVEVLQRDPSSPLYSVKSFEELHLMPALLKGIYAMGFNRPSKIQATALPMILADPPQNLIAQSQSGTGKTAAFVLAMLSRIEVVKKYPQCICLSPTFELALQTGEVIEQMGKYCDGADVIYAIRGNRPSRGSKIEAQIIVGTPGTVMDWCFKLKLFNVQNIKVFVLDEADVMIGLQGHSDHSVRVKRAMPSDCQMLLFSATFEETVWCFAERIVPDPNIIKLKKEELTLQNIRQFYDFCENKEAKYKALSNMYGTITIAQAIIFCQTRKTASWLSQAMTRDGHVVALLSGELTVTERANIIQRFRDGKEKVLITTNVCARGIDVEQVSIVVNFDLPVTMEGLTDYETYLHRIGRTGRFGKKGVAVNLVEKCFMYILRDLEEHFDIKIPRLDTGDIDEMERLCY
- the DDX25 gene encoding ATP-dependent RNA helicase DDX25 isoform X1, producing MAAVRGNGAVWRGRGVVAADAVRSKVHGTSHGQPTDPQNNNIIVPSHQFKCKKHSGRYCPCEEEEEDDVAVKGSAAPLYLQSHNGSKVPPEVSKVDRAANSLLNKLIRKSLVESSQNVEVLQRDPSSPLYSVKSFEELHLMPALLKGIYAMGFNRPSKIQATALPMILADPPQNLIAQSQSGTGKTAAFVLAMLSRIEVVKKYPQCICLSPTFELALQTGEVIEQMGKYCDGADVIYAIRGNRPSRGSKIEAQIIVGTPGTVMDWCFKLKLFNVQNIKVFVLDEADVMIGLQGHSDHSVRVKRAMPSDCQMLLFSATFEETVWCFAERIVPDPNIIKLKKEELTLQNIRQFYDFCENKEAKYKALSNMYGTITIAQAIIFCQTRKTASWLSQAMTRDGHVVALLSGELTVTERANIIQRFRDGKEKVLITTNVCARGIDVEQVSIVVNFDLPVTMEGLTDYETYLHRIGRTGRFGKKGVAVNLVEKCFMYILRDLEEHFDIKIPRLDTGDIDEMERLCY